One Longimicrobium sp. DNA segment encodes these proteins:
- the gntD gene encoding guanitoxin biosynthesis L-enduracididine beta-hydroxylase GntD, whose product MSTLLMPTAPADITILPAPPSGDPGRIVFTESEVEEIRLLLADVIHRYASPEDAEFLAEVGVIAHELPLRVRRALLQFRLHEPDSAMCMVSGWPVDQQKLGPTPSHWRKTDAANRALEEEMLLALLGSLLGDLFGWSTQQDGRVVHDLLPIQGHQQEQMGSGSDALLAWHVEEAFHPYRGDYLGLMCLRNPDRVATTFAAIRKVEITAEEYRLLSEPHFIIRPDESHLPRNRGNAGAMNALLERAYARIIRMKDHPERIPVLFGDPNAPYLRIDPVFMDAADAPDAQAALDAVVERIEAVLEDQVFEPGDICFVDNFQAVHGRRPFRARFDGTDRWLKRVNVTRDLRKSRDAREFASARILY is encoded by the coding sequence ATGTCGACCCTCCTGATGCCGACGGCGCCCGCCGACATCACCATCCTCCCCGCGCCGCCCTCGGGCGACCCGGGACGGATCGTCTTCACCGAGAGCGAGGTGGAGGAGATCCGCCTGCTGCTGGCGGACGTCATCCACCGCTACGCCTCGCCCGAGGACGCGGAGTTCCTGGCGGAGGTCGGGGTGATCGCGCACGAGCTGCCGCTGCGCGTGCGCCGCGCGCTGCTGCAGTTCCGCCTGCACGAGCCCGACTCGGCCATGTGCATGGTGTCGGGGTGGCCGGTGGACCAGCAGAAGCTGGGGCCCACGCCCAGCCACTGGCGGAAGACGGACGCCGCCAACCGCGCGCTCGAGGAGGAGATGCTGCTGGCGCTGCTGGGCTCGCTGCTGGGCGACCTGTTCGGCTGGAGCACGCAGCAGGACGGCCGGGTGGTGCACGACCTCCTTCCCATCCAGGGGCACCAGCAGGAGCAGATGGGGAGCGGGAGCGACGCGCTGCTGGCCTGGCACGTGGAGGAGGCCTTCCACCCCTACCGCGGCGACTACCTGGGGCTGATGTGCCTGCGCAACCCCGACCGGGTGGCCACCACCTTCGCGGCGATCCGCAAGGTGGAGATCACCGCGGAGGAGTACCGGCTCCTCTCCGAGCCGCACTTCATCATCCGTCCCGACGAGTCGCACCTCCCCAGGAACCGGGGGAACGCCGGCGCCATGAACGCGCTGCTGGAGCGCGCCTACGCCCGCATCATCCGCATGAAGGACCACCCCGAGCGCATCCCCGTGCTCTTCGGCGACCCGAACGCGCCCTACCTGCGCATCGACCCCGTCTTCATGGACGCGGCCGACGCCCCCGACGCGCAGGCGGCGCTGGACGCGGTGGTGGAGCGCATCGAGGCGGTGCTGGAAGACCAGGTGTTCGAGCCGGGCGACATCTGCTTCGTCGACAACTTCCAGGCGGTGCACGGGCGACGGCCGTTCCGCGCCCGCTTCGACGGCACCGACCGCTGGCTCAAGCGCGTCAACGTCACCCGCGACCTGCGCAAGTCCCGCGACGCGCGCGAGTTCGCCAGCGCGCGGATCCTGTACTGA
- a CDS encoding UpxY family transcription antiterminator, translating to MLDSFDFPGGFDAVPSAPRWYACYTRGRHEKRVAALLEQRGIEHFLPLHASTEQWSDRKKRVLWPLFPSYVFVRVDPRDLTKALAVNGMVAVVRGGSAPVAIPDVEIENVRRFAAAIEAHGLEPELEPCLAVGRRVHVGAGPLRGVEGVVVERRGRARVLVGLQAVGRGMSVEVDAALLQPLDAHAEAGSMRLAA from the coding sequence ATGCTCGACTCGTTCGACTTCCCCGGCGGCTTCGACGCCGTTCCCAGCGCACCGCGCTGGTACGCGTGCTACACGCGCGGACGCCACGAGAAGCGCGTGGCCGCCCTCCTCGAGCAGCGGGGGATCGAGCACTTCCTTCCGCTGCACGCCAGCACCGAGCAGTGGAGCGACCGGAAGAAGCGCGTCCTGTGGCCGCTCTTTCCCAGCTACGTGTTCGTGCGCGTGGACCCGCGCGACCTGACGAAGGCGCTGGCCGTGAACGGCATGGTGGCGGTGGTGCGCGGGGGCTCGGCGCCCGTGGCCATCCCCGACGTGGAGATCGAGAACGTGCGGCGCTTCGCCGCGGCGATCGAGGCGCACGGGCTGGAGCCCGAGCTCGAGCCGTGCCTGGCCGTGGGCCGGCGGGTGCACGTCGGCGCTGGGCCGCTGCGCGGGGTCGAGGGCGTCGTGGTCGAGCGCCGCGGCCGCGCGCGGGTGCTGGTGGGGCTGCAGGCGGTGGGGCGGGGGATGTCGGTGGAGGTCGACGCCGCCCTGCTCCAGCCGCTGGACGCCCACGCCGAGGCCGGCAGCATGCGGCTCGCCGCCTAG
- a CDS encoding pyridoxal phosphate-dependent aminotransferase codes for MRDLIEAMSIKYNNRVYEKKQRGEDVITLSFGEAYFDIPLFRFDDLPMPGLYHYSHSRGIMELRELLADYYESRFGVPVDPETELVVTAGSKIALHMAFMAVLEPGDEVLVPEPAWVSYPEQVRLCHGVPVRIPYHERVADYRRYITPRTRAIVVNNPNNPTGHLVSAAEWRELHRLAEQHDLYIISDEAYSDYVLEPGDFISAAAYDPEKKHTIVCNTLSKNYGMSGWRIGYVFTNEEMLFQILKLNQHLITCPATVLEWYVVRHFHEVLDITAPQIRDVVVKRRAVARMVESMGLRVFPGAGTFYLFVSIEDSALGSEEFCDRLLDERGVSTVPGIGYGDSCDGFIRISVGSESLERIRAGLEHIAEFIQETAPLMAPVAAAA; via the coding sequence GTGAGGGACCTCATCGAGGCGATGTCGATCAAGTACAACAACCGCGTCTACGAGAAGAAGCAGCGTGGCGAGGACGTGATCACGCTCTCGTTCGGCGAGGCGTACTTCGACATCCCGCTCTTCCGGTTCGACGACCTGCCGATGCCGGGGCTGTACCACTACTCGCACTCGCGCGGGATCATGGAGCTGCGCGAGCTGCTGGCCGACTACTACGAGAGCCGCTTCGGCGTGCCCGTGGACCCCGAGACCGAGCTGGTGGTGACCGCCGGGTCGAAGATCGCGCTGCACATGGCCTTCATGGCCGTGCTGGAGCCCGGCGACGAGGTGCTGGTGCCCGAGCCCGCGTGGGTGAGCTATCCCGAGCAGGTGCGGCTCTGCCACGGGGTGCCGGTGCGCATCCCCTACCACGAGCGCGTGGCCGACTACCGGCGCTACATCACCCCGCGCACCCGCGCGATCGTGGTGAACAACCCGAACAACCCCACCGGGCACCTGGTGAGCGCCGCCGAGTGGCGCGAGCTGCACCGGCTGGCCGAGCAGCACGACCTGTACATCATCTCCGACGAGGCGTACAGCGACTACGTGCTGGAGCCCGGCGACTTCATCTCCGCGGCGGCGTACGACCCGGAGAAGAAGCACACGATCGTGTGCAACACGCTGTCGAAGAACTACGGGATGTCCGGCTGGCGGATCGGCTACGTGTTCACCAACGAGGAGATGCTGTTCCAGATCCTCAAGCTGAACCAGCACCTGATCACCTGCCCGGCCACCGTGCTGGAGTGGTACGTGGTGCGGCACTTCCACGAGGTGCTCGACATCACCGCCCCGCAGATCCGCGACGTGGTGGTGAAGCGGCGGGCCGTGGCGCGGATGGTGGAGAGCATGGGGCTGCGCGTCTTCCCCGGCGCGGGCACCTTCTACCTGTTCGTGTCGATCGAGGACAGCGCGCTCGGGTCGGAGGAGTTCTGCGACCGGCTGCTGGACGAGCGCGGCGTCAGCACGGTGCCGGGGATCGGCTACGGCGACTCGTGCGACGGTTTCATCCGCATCTCGGTGGGCTCGGAGAGCCTCGAGCGGATTCGTGCCGGCCTGGAGCACATCGCGGAATTCATCCAGGAAACGGCGCCGCTCATGGCGCCCGTGGCGGCCGCGGCCTGA